A stretch of DNA from Penaeus monodon isolate SGIC_2016 chromosome 20, NSTDA_Pmon_1, whole genome shotgun sequence:
ACAAATATATCTGCTATAAGGTTAAAGCAAATAAAATGCAATTAATGTAAAGTGGATATAAGTACAAGTAAAATAACAGaaagaacaaacacaaaatgCCGCGGCCGCCTCAATGAAAACGAGGGAGTACCTGCGCAGCGCTACTATTCCGTCCGACTCTCTACGTTTGGCCCGCTGGAGCCAAACATTTTCATCATTCGCTCTCAGCGTTACAGGTAATCTTACGGTACTTTATCAGTCCAACCAACCGATAACCTTATTCGCAATGGCTGAAGCTGCTGCCGCTCCTGCTAAGACTGCCCCCAAGGCTGCAAAGGCCAAGAAGCCCGCTGCCAAGCCCACCCACCCCAAGTACAGCGTCATGATTGCTGCTGCTGTCAAGGCCCTGAAGGAACGCACTGGGTCATCTCGCCAAGCCATTCTCAAGTACATCCTCGCCAACTACAAGGTCGGAGATGAGAAGACCACTGGTGTTCGCCTCAAGCTGGCCCTCAGGAAGGGTGTTGCTGACGGTTCCCTGAAGCAGATGAAGGGAACTGGCGCCGCCGGTTCCTTCAGACTGGCCAAGGAGGAGGCTAAGCCAGCCAAGAAGGCCCCTGCAAAGAA
This window harbors:
- the LOC119585746 gene encoding histone H1-delta-like; this translates as MAEAAAAPAKTAPKAAKAKKPAAKPTHPKYSVMIAAAVKALKERTGSSRQAILKYILANYKVGDEKTTGVRLKLALRKGVADGSLKQMKGTGAAGSFRLAKEEAKPAKKAPAKKTVAKKPAAKKTTAKKPAAKKAAKKPAAKKAVKKPAAKKPAAKKPAAKKAAKKPAAKKPAAKK